Proteins found in one Pseudochaenichthys georgianus chromosome 13, fPseGeo1.2, whole genome shotgun sequence genomic segment:
- the laynb gene encoding chondrolectin — translation MDFMKLFGTVIAVFFYPGSSSKINGQRICRRGTERPCYKVSYIQESRRRLTFEDARQACRSDGGDLLSIETESEQRLMERFIQQLQTGDGDFWIGLRRSPQRYRPGSTSPGCPSQYYWLDGSKAKFRNWHWDEPSCGIEMCVVLYYQPSAPPDEEGHFLFQWNDDNCNSKNNYVCKYPEEKVQVFTEEGDKAHAVPSLRPNVSSTTERDEKIKIGLPESSVSFSENTLYVSYILYATIPALLLLLLFAAAGFFCYRKHAKRRNTKTDGYPSRSKPWKTTTASPYAVQGPYAFSDITKLPHTALDSSMPADIMKKYPCAPSQESQCDDYENVSSVVKESGFVNNDIYETCRGQSRHAGWVENEIYG, via the exons ATGGATTTTATGAAGCTGTTTGGCACCGTTATCGCCGTTTTTTTCTACCCTGGATCCTCGTCCAAAATAAATG GCCAGAGGATCTGTCGGCGCGGGACAGAGCGCCCATGCTACAAGGTGTCCTACATCCAGGAGAGCAGGCGGAGGCTGACCTTTGAGGATGCCAGGCAGGCCTGCAGGTCGGATGGAGGAGACTTGCTCAGTATTGAAACAGAAAGCGAGCAGCGCCTAATGGAGAGGTTCATACAGCAACTGCAGACTGGAGATGGAGACTTCTGGATTGGCCTCCGCCGCAGCCCACAGCGGTACAGGCCCGGGAGCACAAGCCCAGGGTGCCCCTCGCAGTACTATTGGCTGGATGGAAGCAAGGCCAAGTTCAg GAACTGGCATTGGGATGAGCCATCATGTGGTATTGAAATGTGTGTGGTTCTGTACTACCAGCCCTCTGCACCGCCCGACGAAGAAGGACATTTCCTTTTCCAGTGGAACGATGACAACTGCAACTCCAAGAACAACTACGTCTGCAAATACCCAGAAG AAAAAGTACAAGTGTTTACCGAGGAAGGGGACAAAGCACATGCAG TTCCATCTCTGAGGCCAAACGTTTCCTCAACTACAGAAAGAGATGAGAAGATAAAAATAGGACTACCAGAGTCATCAG TATCTTTCTCAGAGAACACCCTGTATGTCTCCTACATCCTGTATGCAACTAttcctgctctgctgctgctgctgctgtttgcAGCTGCTGGGTTCTTCTGCTACAGAAAGCATGCCAAgag GAGGAACACAAAAACCGATGGCTACCCCAGCCGATCCAAACCGTGGAAGACAACAACAGCTTCACCTTATGCCGTACAAGGACCCTACGCCTTCAGTGACATTACCAAACTGCCCCACACTGCTCTGGACAGCAGCATGCCGGCAGACATCATGAAAAAGTATCCTTGTGCTCCTTCCCAGGAATCCCAGTGTGATGATTATGAGAATGTGTCATCCGTGGTAAAGGAGAGTGGCTTTGTGAACAATGACATCTATGAGACCTGCAGAGGTCAGAGCCGGCATGCTGGTTGGGTTGAAAATGAGATTTACGGATAA